From the Arctopsyche grandis isolate Sample6627 chromosome 11, ASM5162203v2, whole genome shotgun sequence genome, one window contains:
- the LOC143918841 gene encoding uncharacterized protein LOC143918841, with translation MNEMKKQKEDRLELVDCGEGDPALERHFRGPRALVSAVSFHPSGHQLASSSHDNCLTLWNFNSNSRCVRFQGHTDAVMDLSFSPSGKLIASCSRDKSIRLWVPSIKGESGEFRAHSQTVRSVDFSPCGQKILSASDDKTIKLWTVFRKKFLQSYVNHKNWVRCAKFRSDGAMIASCSDDKTIKLWDSNNSQCIHTYQEYKGHGVHLSWHPSDYYLAVGLSNGTVKLYDVRSHKLLQHYRAHDQSISQIAFHPTGNFLITASQDSTMKILDLQEGHPLYTLIGHTGGVTAVNFSKDGEYFASGGADKQIMVWKTNFVDSPNFDDTKENLYNFDRTPSMKGELGDLNASRVVDARKSIFHCSEPGEEVANVC, from the exons ATGAACGAGATGAAGAAGCAGAAGGAGGATCGGCTGGAGCTGGTGGACTGCGGCGAAGGAGACCCCGCCCTCGAGAGACACTTTCGCGGGCCGCGGGCTCTGGTTTCGGCCGTTTCCTTCCATCCGAGCGGCCACCAGCTCGCCTCTTCTTCTCACGACAATTGTCTCACG ttGTGGAATTTCAATTCGAATTCGAGATGTGTCCGTTTCCAAGGACACACCGACGCAGTGATGGACTTGTCTTTTTCCCCATCTGGCAAATTGATAGCGTCCTGCTCACGCGACAAATCGATCAGACTCTGGGTACCTTCCATCAAAGGTGAAAGTGGAGAGTTTCGCGCCCATTCTCAGACCGTCAGATCGGTGGATTTTTCACCGTGTGGACAAAAA ATATTGAGTGCATCCGACGACAAGACTATCAAGCTGTGGACGGTGTTTAGGAAAAAGTTCTTGCAATCGTACGTCAATCACAAGAATTGGGTGCGGTGTGCGAAATTCCGCTCCGATGGAGCCATGATAGCATCGTGTTCAGACGACAAAACCATAAAACTGTGGGACTCGAACAATTCTCAATGCATTCACACGTATCAGGAGTATAAAGGTCACGGGGTACATTTATCCTGGCACCCTTCTGATTATTACCTCGCTGTCGGTTTGTCCAACGGCACGGTAAAACTATACGACGTGAGGAGCCACAAGCTTCTACAACATTATAG GGCCCATGACCAATCCATTTCACAGATTGCTTTTCATCCTACTGGCAATTTTCTCATTACGGCTAGTCAAGATAGTACTATGAAG ATTTTAGATTTGCAGGAGGGTCATCCTTTATATACTTTAATAGGTCACACTGGCGGGGTGACTGCCGTAAACTTTTCGAAAGATGGAGAATATTTTGCTTCAGGTGGTGCTGATAAACAG atAATGGTGTGGAAAACTAATTTTGTGGACTCGCCAAATTTCGACGATACTAAAGAAAACTTGTACAATTTTGATAGAACGCCTAGTATGAAAGGAGAGTTGGGCGATTTGAACGCGTCCCGAGTTGTAGATGCAAGAAAATCGATATTTCATTGCAGTGAACCCGGGGAAGAGGTAGCGAATGTGTgctga
- the Atox1 gene encoding antioxidant 1 copper chaperone yields MASVHKFEVEMTCEGCSGAVERILNRLKTSGVESFDISLTEKRVTITSTMTADELLDTLKKTGKKVTYLGQQ; encoded by the exons ATGGCATCT GTACACAAATTCGAAGTTGAAATGACATGCGAGGGATGTTCGGGCGCTGTTGAGAGAATTCTCAACAGACTGAAAACATCAGGAGTCGAAAGTTTCGACATAAGTCTGACTGAAAAGAGAGTTACCATCACCTCTACCATGACAGCTGACGAGTTATTAGATACGTTGAAAAAAACTGGGAAAAAAGTGACATATTTAGGACAGCAATAA